One Takifugu rubripes chromosome 19, fTakRub1.2, whole genome shotgun sequence genomic window carries:
- the LOC115246928 gene encoding uncharacterized protein DDB_G0290301-like — protein MFQAEILKQQQEKVESQNVKEEFRQETTMLQAQILKLQQENLTLESENSTLKDVNEKQDHRVQKKNRREQNKSRKQTGKVSMPTPTQSSKIFVDDSSSDETSSEQEETKIRKWQLQKQECDTFQRPSEDMRKLSHRPQLPSQSERNELQTDKKLTGNKKEKPEMPARSQFRLPSKVIQVKPAAPVSKLLEQPAELDKMSTAKPKYPSVSTSSSGEESETGGDTSEQEEDKRKLSRHPQLPRQSERNELQTDKKLTGNKKEKPEMPGRSQLRLPSKDIQVKPVAPVSELLDQPAEPDKTPRAKPKYPSYSIISSDEESETGGDTSQQQEVMRIWSIRPWLPSDSGGSEQETHNKLDVNKKGEPGKVSSAGRSAKAQPEATTSTEAPKKFSFL, from the exons atgttccaggcagagatcctaaaacagcagcaggaaaaagtggaatctcAAAATGTAAAGGAAGAATTCCGGCAGGAAACTACAatgctccaggcacagatcctgaagctgcaacaggagaacctcacgctggagtcagagaacagcaccctGAAGGATGTGAATGAG aaacaggaccacagggtgcagaagaaaaacaggagggagcagaacaaaagccgGAAGCAGACG GGGAAGGTCTCCATGCCCACTCCAACCCAGAGCTCCAAGAT ATTTGTTGATGACTCCTCAAGTGACGAAACGTCCAGTGAACAGGAGGAGACTAAAATACGAAAATGGCAGTTACAAAAGCAGGAGTGTGACACATTCCAGAGACCCAGTGAGGACATGCGGAAATTGTCCCACCGTCCTCAGCTACCCAGtcagtctgagagaaatgaactgcagactgacaagaagctgactggaaataagaaggagaaacctg agatgccagcGAGATCTCAGTTCAGGCTGCCCTCTAAAgtcatccaggtaaagcctgcagcaccagtcagcaaactcctggagcagccggcagaactggacaagatgtccacagccaaaccaaa atacccttctgtctcaacatccagttcaggagaagaatctgaaactggaggagacaccagtgagcaggaggaggacaagcggAAATTGTCCCGCCATCCTCAGCTACCCAGgcagtctgagagaaatgaactgcagactgacaagaagctgactggaaataagaaggagaaacctg agatgccaggGAGATCTCAGCTTAGGCTGCCCTCTAAAGacatccaggtaaagcctgTAGCACCAGTCAGTGAACTCCTGGACCAGCCGGCAGAACCGGACAAGACGCCCAgagccaaaccaaa ATACCCTTCTTACTCAATAATCAGTTCagatgaagaatctgaaactggaggagacaccagtcagcagcaggaggtcatgCGGATATGGTCCATCCGTCCTTGGCTACCCAGTGACTCAGGGGGAAGTGAACAGGAGACTCACAACAAGCTGGATGTTAATAAGAAGGGGGAACCTGGTAAAG TTTCGTCTGCTGGACGTTCTGCTAAAGCACAACCAGAGGCGACGACATCTACAGAAGCTCCAAAGaaattttctttcctgtaa
- the LOC115246924 gene encoding zinc finger protein Dzip1-like: protein MTMAFQKGDHHNLGFKFSSHKRNVDWRRINVLNIDLLVRTVDIDALQEYISDVTYCSLETVRCPQCMSPADPTLVKLFRLAQLSLEWLHHCQEKLISGLQNTEDKLKSSEEECQKLKDKNKEQEEKMKGMVSELKSRRTIIKKQQSLFATNINNGIQCGHCEKNYLNAFFLQKHMLRRHPEQCQNLMVKIDQKNSEIESLKLEINSLRMQLAQAAKVEEPHCCWVCDVTEMFGQMSRQNHFCKSMW from the exons ATGACAATGGCAttccaaaaaggagaccatCACAATCTTGGCTTCAAGTTTAGCTCACACAAGAGAAATGTGGACTGGCGACGGATCAATGTTCTGAACATTGATCTACTGGTGAGGACGGTAGATATCGATGCCCTTCAGGaatacatcagtgatgtcacctaCTGCAGCTTGGAGACTGTGCGGTGTCCGCAGTGCATGTCCCCCGCAGACCCGACATTAGTCAAACTCTTTCGGCTGGCTCAGTTGTCACTGGAGTGGCTGCATCATTgccaggaaaaactcatttctggcttgcaaaacacagaggataaGCTGAAATCCAGTGAGGAAGAGTGCCAAAAGCTTAAGGACAAGAataaggaacaggaggagaagatgaaggggatggtctctgagctgaagtccaggagaactattattaaaaagcaacaatctctgtttgcaacaaacatcaacaacgGCATCCAG TGTGGACACTGTGAGAAGAACTACCTGAAtgccttcttccttcagaaacacatgCTGCGGCGTCACCCGGAACAGTGCCAGAACT taatggttaaaattgatcagaagaattctgagatcgagagtctgaaactggagatcaacagtctgaggatgcagctggcCCAAGCAGCAAAGGTAGAAGAACCACACTGCTGTTGGGTttgtgatgtgactgaaatgtttgggcagatgtccagacaaaaccatttctgtaaatccatgtggtga
- the LOC115246769 gene encoding zinc finger protein Dzip1-like: MAFQKGDHHNLGFNFSSHKRNVDWRRINVLNIDLLVRTVDIDALQEYISDVTYCSLETVRCPQCMSPADPTLVKLFRLAQLSLEWLHHCQEKLISGLQNTEDKLKSSEEECQKLKDKNKEQEEKMKGMVSELKSRRTIIKKQQSLFATNINNGIQCGHCEKNYLNAFFLQKHMLRRHPEQCQNLMVKIDQKNSEIESLKLEINSLRMQLAQAAKVEEPHCCWVCDVTEMFGQMSRQNHFCKSMW, encoded by the exons ATGGCAttccaaaaaggagaccatCACAATCTTGGCTTCAACTTTAGCTCACACAAGAGAAATGTGGACTGGCGACGGATCAATGTTCTGAACATTGATCTACTGGTGAGGACGGTAGATATCGATGCCCTTCAGGaatacatcagtgatgtcacctaCTGCAGCTTGGAGACTGTGCGGTGTCCGCAGTGCATGTCCCCCGCAGACCCGACATTAGTCAAACTCTTTCGGCTGGCTCAGTTGTCACTGGAGTGGCTGCATCATTgccaggaaaaactcatttctggcttgcaaaacacagaggataaGCTGAAATCCAGTGAGGAAGAGTGCCAAAAGCTTAAGGACAAGAataaggaacaggaggagaagatgaaggggatggtctctgagctgaagtccaggagaactattattaaaaagcaacaatctctgtttgcaacaaacatcaacaacgGCATCCAG TGTGGACACTGTGAGAAGAACTACCTGAAtgccttcttccttcagaaacacatgCTGCGGCGTCACCCGGAACAGTGCCAGAACT taatggttaaaattgatcagaagaattctgagatcgagagtctgaaactggagatcaacagtctgaggatgcagctggcCCAAGCAGCAAAGGTAGAAGAACCACACTGCTGTTGGGTttgtgatgtgactgaaatgtttgggcagatgtccagacaaaaccatttctgtaaatccatgtggtga
- the LOC115246941 gene encoding uncharacterized protein DDB_G0290301-like — protein sequence MFQAEILKQQQEKVESQNVKEEFRQETTMLQAQILKLQQENLTLESENSTLKDVNEKQDHGVQKKNRREQNKSRKQTGKVSMPTPTQSSTIFVDDSSSDETSSEQEETKIRKWQLQKQECDTFQRPSEDMRKLSHRPQLPSQSERNELQTDKKLTGNKKEKPEMPARSQFRLPSKVIQVKPAAPVSKLLEQPAELDKMSTAKPKYPSVSTSSSGEESETGGDTSEQEEDKQKLSRRPQLPRQSERNELQTDKKLTGNKKEKPEMPGRSQLRLPSKDIQVKPVAPVSELLDQPAEPDKTPRAKPKYPSYSIISSDEESETGGDTSQQQEVMRIWSIRPWLPSDSGGSEQETHNKLDVNKKGEPGKVSSAGRSAKAQPEATTSTEAPKKFSFL from the exons atgttccaggcagagatcctaaaacagcagcaggaaaaagtggaatctcAAAATGTAAAGGAAGAATTCCGGCAGGAAACTACAatgctccaggcacagatcctgaagctgcaacaggagaacctcacgctggagtcagagaacagcaccctGAAGGATGTGAATGAG aaacaggaccacggggtgcagaagaaaaacaggagggagcagaacaaaagccgGAAGCAGACG GGGAAGGTCTCCATGCCCACTCCAACCCAGAGCTCCACGAT ATTTGTTGATGACTCCTCAAGTGACGAAACGTCCAGTGAACAGGAGGAGACTAAAATACGAAAATGGCAGTTACAAAAGCAGGAGTGTGACACATTCCAGAGACCCAGTGAGGACATGCGGAAATTGTCCCACCGTCCTCAGCTACCCAGtcagtctgagagaaatgaactgcagactgacaagaagctgactggaaataagaaggagaaacctg agatgccagcGAGATCTCAGTTCAGGCTGCCCTCTAAAgtcatccaggtaaagcctgcagcaccagtcagcaaactcctggagcagccggcagaactggacaagatgtccacagccaaaccaaa atacccttctgtctcaacatccagttcaggagaagaatctgaaactggaggagacaccagtgagcaggaggaggacaagcaGAAATTGTCCCGCCGTCCTCAGCTACCCAGgcagtctgagagaaatgaactgcagactgacaagaagctgactggaaataagaaggagaaacctg agatgccaggGAGATCTCAGCTTAGGCTGCCCTCTAAAGacatccaggtaaagcctgTAGCACCAGTCAGTGAACTCCTGGACCAGCCGGCAGAACCGGACAAGACGCCCAgagccaaaccaaa ATACCCTTCTTACTCAATAATCAGTTCagatgaagaatctgaaactggaggagacaccagtcagcagcaggaggtcatgCGGATATGGTCCATCCGTCCTTGGCTACCCAGTGACTCAGGGGGAAGTGAACAGGAGACTCACAACAAGCTGGATGTTAATAAGAAGGGGGAACCTGGTAAAG TTTCGTCTGCTGGACGTTCTGCTAAAGCACAACCAGAGGCGACGACATCTACAGAAGCTCCAAAGaaattttctttcctgtaa